From a single Sphingosinicellaceae bacterium genomic region:
- the edd gene encoding phosphogluconate dehydratase produces MSLHPVVAAVTDRIIERSRPGRTAYLDLIAREAEGGLRRPILSCGNLAHGFAAAEGDKAEIRSGRAMNIGIVTAYNDMLSAHQPYGRYPEAMKLFAREAGVTAQVAGGVPAMCDGVTQGQVGMELSLFSRDTIALSTVVALSHGMFEGAALLGICDKIVPGLLIGALRFGHLPTILIPAGPMPSGLPNKEKVRVRQLYAEGKVGRAELLDAEAASYHSPGTCTFYGTANSNQMMMEVMGLHIPGAAFVNPGTKLRTELTRAAVHRLAAIGAHGNDYRPLGRCIDERAIVNAAVGLLATGGSTNHAIHLPAIARAAGIVIDWEDLDRLSSVVPLVARIYPNGDGDVNRFQAAGGMAYTIRTLLDAGLLHGDLLTVAGDSLEDYAREPAMAGDALVWRDSPTEPLDTAMLRSAVAPFAPDGGMRLVAGNLGRATFKTSAVAPERHTIEAPARVFSDQNEVLAAFKAGELERDVVVVVRFQGPRANGMPELHKLTPPLGVLQDRGFKVALVTDGRMSGASGKVPAAIHVSPEAEIGGPLARVRDGDIIRLSADTGQLDVLVPPGEWAARTPALPPPPQLGTGRELFAMMRHGADDAERGASAMLAAAGL; encoded by the coding sequence ATGTCGCTTCATCCGGTTGTCGCCGCCGTCACCGACCGCATCATCGAACGCAGCCGCCCGGGCCGCACCGCCTACCTCGACCTGATCGCGCGCGAGGCTGAGGGCGGCTTGCGCCGGCCGATCCTGAGCTGCGGCAACCTCGCCCACGGCTTCGCGGCCGCCGAGGGCGACAAGGCCGAGATCCGCAGCGGGCGCGCCATGAACATCGGCATCGTCACCGCCTACAACGACATGCTGTCGGCGCATCAGCCGTACGGTCGCTACCCGGAGGCGATGAAGCTGTTCGCGCGCGAGGCCGGCGTGACTGCGCAGGTTGCGGGCGGCGTGCCGGCGATGTGCGACGGCGTCACGCAGGGCCAGGTCGGCATGGAGCTGTCGCTGTTCAGCCGTGACACGATCGCGCTGTCGACGGTGGTGGCGCTGTCGCACGGCATGTTCGAGGGCGCGGCGCTGCTCGGCATCTGCGACAAGATCGTCCCCGGGCTGCTGATCGGCGCACTGCGCTTCGGGCACTTGCCGACGATCCTGATCCCCGCCGGGCCGATGCCGTCGGGCCTGCCCAACAAGGAGAAGGTCCGCGTCCGGCAGCTGTACGCCGAGGGCAAGGTCGGTCGCGCCGAGCTGCTCGATGCCGAGGCGGCGAGCTACCATTCGCCCGGCACCTGCACCTTCTACGGCACCGCCAATTCGAACCAGATGATGATGGAGGTCATGGGCCTCCACATCCCCGGTGCGGCGTTCGTCAACCCGGGCACCAAGCTGCGCACCGAGCTGACCCGCGCCGCGGTCCACCGGCTGGCGGCGATCGGCGCGCACGGCAACGACTACCGGCCGCTCGGGCGCTGCATCGACGAGCGTGCCATCGTCAATGCGGCGGTCGGCCTGCTCGCGACCGGCGGCTCGACCAACCACGCCATCCATTTACCCGCCATAGCGCGCGCGGCGGGCATCGTCATCGACTGGGAGGACCTCGACCGGCTCTCATCGGTGGTGCCCCTGGTGGCGCGAATCTACCCGAACGGCGACGGCGACGTGAACCGCTTCCAGGCGGCGGGCGGCATGGCGTACACGATCCGCACGTTGCTCGACGCCGGCCTGCTCCACGGCGACCTGCTGACGGTGGCGGGCGACAGCCTCGAGGACTATGCCCGCGAACCCGCGATGGCGGGCGACGCCCTGGTCTGGCGCGACTCCCCCACCGAGCCGCTCGATACCGCAATGTTGCGCAGCGCCGTCGCCCCGTTCGCGCCCGACGGCGGCATGCGGCTGGTCGCCGGTAACCTCGGGCGCGCCACCTTCAAGACCAGCGCCGTCGCCCCCGAGCGGCATACCATCGAGGCCCCGGCGCGGGTGTTCTCGGACCAGAACGAAGTCCTTGCGGCGTTCAAGGCGGGCGAGCTCGAGCGCGACGTCGTCGTCGTCGTGCGCTTCCAGGGTCCGCGCGCCAACGGCATGCCCGAACTCCACAAACTGACGCCGCCGCTCGGCGTGCTGCAGGACCGCGGCTTCAAGGTTGCGCTGGTCACCGACGGCCGCATGTCGGGCGCCAGCGGCAAGGTGCCCGCCGCGATCCACGTCAGCCCGGAAGCCGAGATCGGCGGGCCATTGGCACGCGTCCGCGACGGCGACATCATCCGGCTCAGCGCGGACACCGGGCAGCTCGACGTGCTGGTCCCGCCCGGCGAGTGGGCAGCGCGCACCCCCGCGCTGCCGCCGCCGCCACAGCTCGGCACGGGCCGCGAGCTGTTCGCGATGATGCGCCACGGCGCCGACGATGCCGAGCGCGGCGCGTCGGCGATGCTGGCCGCGGCGGGCCTGTAA
- the glk gene encoding glucokinase, translating into MEIVAADIGGTHARFAIAEIDGDKVVELRSEVTLKAADYASLQTAWEAFAAELGRPLPRAAAIAIAGPVTGEVLKMANNPWVIRPSLIHDKLGVDTYTLCNDFAAVAHAVAAVGPDSLRHLCGPDAALPDDGVISIVGPGTGLGVAQLFRREGGYEVIPTEGGHMDFAPLDIIEDAVLARLRARFRRVSVERVVSGPGLVSIHEALSALEGRPLQQTDDKALWAAGLAGTDSLAAAAVDRFCLSLGAVTGDIALAQGATAVVIAGGLGLRIADHLPRSGFGTRFVAKGRFESRMAAMPVKLLTYPQPGLYGAAAAFAHEHGLAR; encoded by the coding sequence ATGGAGATCGTCGCAGCCGACATCGGCGGCACCCACGCGCGCTTCGCCATCGCCGAGATCGACGGCGACAAGGTCGTCGAACTGCGCTCCGAAGTAACGCTCAAGGCCGCCGACTACGCCAGCCTGCAGACCGCGTGGGAAGCCTTCGCCGCGGAACTCGGGCGCCCATTGCCGCGCGCCGCCGCCATCGCCATCGCCGGGCCGGTCACCGGCGAAGTCCTCAAGATGGCCAACAACCCATGGGTCATCCGCCCGTCGCTGATCCACGACAAGCTCGGGGTCGACACCTACACGTTGTGCAACGACTTCGCCGCCGTCGCGCACGCCGTCGCCGCGGTCGGCCCCGACAGCCTGCGCCACCTGTGCGGCCCCGACGCGGCGCTGCCGGACGACGGCGTGATCAGCATCGTCGGCCCCGGCACCGGGCTCGGCGTCGCGCAACTGTTCCGGCGCGAGGGCGGCTATGAGGTCATCCCGACCGAGGGCGGGCACATGGATTTCGCGCCGCTCGACATCATCGAGGACGCGGTGCTCGCCCGCCTCCGCGCCCGCTTCCGCCGGGTCTCCGTCGAGCGCGTCGTCTCGGGGCCGGGCCTGGTCAGCATCCACGAGGCGCTGTCGGCGCTGGAGGGCCGCCCGCTCCAGCAGACCGACGACAAGGCGCTCTGGGCCGCCGGATTGGCGGGCACCGACAGCCTCGCCGCCGCGGCCGTCGACCGCTTCTGCCTCAGCCTCGGCGCGGTCACCGGCGACATCGCACTGGCGCAGGGCGCCACCGCGGTGGTCATCGCCGGTGGCCTCGGCCTGCGCATCGCCGACCATCTGCCGCGCTCCGGTTTCGGCACGCGCTTCGTCGCCAAGGGCCGCTTCGAGAGCCGCATGGCCGCGATGCCAGTCAAGCTGCTGACCTACCCCCAGCCGGGGTTGTACGGCGCGGCGGCGGCGTTCGCGCACGAGCATGGGCTGGCGCGGTAG
- a CDS encoding TonB-dependent receptor: MNITLRHALLCCAAALAAGPAMAADDAAAADRADIVVTGLPAAKGDAAYDIVVIDHDRLTGTASNRIEDVLRDVAGFQQFRRTDSRTANPTSQGATLRALGGNASSRALVLLDGAPVADPFAGYIPWFAIAPERLGAVRVTRGAGAGAFGTGALAGTIELQSADAATLPHFQGEVDYGSRNSLSANAVASAQLGAGSASLFGRYDQGDGYIIIPEGQRGPADIPARYRQGSLGFHIAAPLTDDVQLLVNGLAFQDKRVRGIEGNATDIKGASTSVRLLGDGSWKWEALAYLQSQTFSNTVVALDPTRTVATPSLNQYNTPATGLGGKLEVRPPTGDGLELRFGVDVRNEVGRTEEQSRYLLGRFTRLRQGGGHNTVFGGYAEASATPLDRLTLTAGGRIDRWRIADGFLEEVDAQTFQPTINDHPANRTKWQPTGRGGIAYDVTDALKLRTAAYLSYRLPTLNELYRPFRVGADATGSNADLKPERLKGVEIGADFRPLATLRFGVTGFINRLENAIGNVTIGSGPGVFPEVGFVAAGGLYRQRQNLDAIVARGIEAEAHLALKDWRLDASYAYTHARVEASGIAAALDGLRPAQTPTHQASATLGWAPAAGFRAAVTGRYVSGQTEDDLGVRLLGDAATLDAMVEVPLARGVFATLRGENLTNTLIASGVSTTGIVDRGTPRTLTIGVRVAR, from the coding sequence ATGAACATCACGCTGCGCCACGCCCTGCTCTGCTGCGCCGCCGCGCTGGCTGCCGGACCCGCAATGGCCGCGGACGATGCCGCCGCTGCCGACCGCGCCGACATCGTCGTCACCGGGCTGCCCGCGGCAAAGGGTGACGCCGCCTACGACATCGTCGTCATCGATCACGACCGGCTGACCGGCACCGCCTCGAACCGCATCGAGGACGTGCTCCGCGATGTCGCCGGCTTCCAGCAGTTCCGCCGCACCGACAGCCGCACCGCCAACCCGACCAGCCAGGGCGCGACCCTGCGCGCCCTCGGCGGCAATGCCTCATCCCGCGCGCTGGTGCTGCTCGACGGCGCGCCGGTCGCGGATCCGTTTGCGGGCTACATCCCGTGGTTCGCGATCGCCCCCGAGCGGCTCGGCGCGGTCCGTGTGACGCGCGGTGCCGGAGCGGGCGCGTTCGGCACCGGCGCGCTGGCGGGCACGATCGAGCTGCAGAGCGCCGACGCCGCGACCCTGCCCCACTTCCAGGGCGAGGTCGACTACGGCAGCCGCAACAGCCTGTCGGCGAACGCCGTCGCCAGCGCCCAGCTCGGGGCCGGCAGCGCATCGCTGTTCGGACGCTACGACCAGGGCGACGGCTACATCATCATCCCCGAAGGCCAGCGCGGCCCCGCCGACATTCCGGCGCGCTACCGGCAGGGCAGTCTCGGCTTCCACATCGCGGCGCCTTTGACCGACGATGTCCAGCTGCTCGTCAACGGACTCGCCTTCCAGGACAAGCGGGTGCGCGGCATCGAAGGCAACGCGACCGACATCAAGGGTGCCAGTACCAGCGTGCGGCTGCTCGGCGACGGCAGCTGGAAGTGGGAGGCGCTGGCCTATCTGCAGTCGCAGACCTTCTCCAACACCGTCGTTGCGCTCGATCCGACCCGCACCGTCGCGACGCCGTCGCTCAACCAGTACAACACCCCAGCGACCGGCCTCGGCGGCAAGCTCGAGGTCCGGCCACCGACGGGCGACGGGCTGGAGCTGCGCTTCGGGGTCGACGTCCGCAACGAGGTCGGGCGCACCGAGGAGCAGTCGCGCTACCTGCTCGGCCGCTTCACCCGGCTCAGGCAGGGCGGCGGCCACAACACCGTCTTCGGCGGCTATGCCGAGGCCAGCGCGACCCCGCTAGACCGGCTGACGCTGACCGCCGGCGGCCGCATCGACCGCTGGCGCATCGCCGACGGCTTCCTCGAGGAGGTCGACGCGCAGACCTTCCAGCCGACCATCAACGATCACCCCGCCAACCGCACGAAATGGCAGCCGACCGGGCGCGGCGGCATCGCCTACGACGTGACGGACGCACTCAAGCTCCGCACCGCCGCCTACCTAAGCTACCGGCTGCCGACGCTGAACGAGCTGTATCGCCCCTTCCGCGTCGGTGCCGACGCCACCGGCAGCAACGCCGACCTCAAGCCCGAGCGGCTGAAGGGCGTCGAGATCGGCGCCGACTTCCGCCCGCTCGCAACGCTGCGCTTCGGCGTCACCGGTTTCATCAACCGGCTCGAGAACGCCATCGGCAACGTCACCATCGGCAGCGGGCCTGGCGTATTTCCGGAGGTCGGCTTCGTCGCGGCGGGCGGACTGTACCGCCAGCGCCAGAACCTCGACGCCATCGTCGCGCGCGGCATCGAGGCGGAGGCGCACCTGGCATTGAAGGACTGGCGCCTCGACGCGAGCTACGCCTACACCCACGCGCGGGTGGAAGCGTCCGGCATCGCTGCCGCGCTCGACGGCCTGCGCCCCGCCCAGACCCCGACCCACCAGGCCAGCGCGACGCTGGGATGGGCTCCGGCTGCCGGCTTCCGCGCGGCGGTGACCGGGCGCTACGTCAGCGGCCAGACCGAGGACGACCTCGGCGTCCGCCTGCTCGGCGACGCCGCGACCCTCGACGCGATGGTCGAGGTCCCACTGGCGCGCGGCGTGTTCGCGACCCTGCGCGGCGAGAATCTGACCAACACACTGATCGCCTCGGGGGTGTCGACCACGGGAATCGTCGACCGGGGCACGCCGCGGACGCTGACGATCGGGGTGCGGGTGGCGCGGTAG
- a CDS encoding acetoacetate decarboxylase family protein, giving the protein MAVLPPLVITGNRIDALGPVHLLNVVLHSFCLDADRGKVQALLDKTFDAPSGGQVRYEAIGDKVFLSFAEIPKLYAVDSVENGHGYSSEIDVTLWVMAHRVDGGLFAIRWIPVYLFVDNGPAMASGREVWGFPKQMARCDFSPLGSNPAGPRSFKVEGFVLDPFAPTSCTRWAPMIGVEPIAAPPAAPGVVATLEHFAALVGERLTESFASIAGKLQAAIGMGAMTMAFLKQFPDAADPMTACYQGIIEAEARVVTLRGAGLTDDHYRAQVTSFASQPFLDELGIAPGWHDVGRGVWIDYDFILALGAEVWRAGD; this is encoded by the coding sequence ATGGCCGTACTGCCGCCGCTGGTGATCACCGGGAACCGCATCGATGCGCTCGGCCCGGTGCACCTGCTCAACGTCGTGCTGCACAGCTTTTGCCTCGATGCCGACCGCGGCAAGGTGCAGGCGCTGCTCGACAAGACCTTCGATGCGCCGTCCGGTGGCCAGGTCCGCTACGAGGCGATCGGCGACAAGGTCTTCCTCAGCTTCGCCGAAATCCCCAAGCTCTATGCCGTCGACAGCGTCGAGAATGGCCACGGCTACAGCAGCGAGATCGACGTCACGCTCTGGGTCATGGCCCACCGCGTCGATGGCGGGCTGTTCGCGATCCGCTGGATCCCGGTCTATCTGTTCGTCGACAACGGCCCGGCGATGGCGAGCGGGCGCGAGGTCTGGGGCTTTCCCAAGCAGATGGCGCGCTGCGATTTCAGCCCGCTCGGCAGCAACCCCGCCGGGCCGCGCAGCTTCAAGGTCGAAGGCTTCGTGCTCGACCCGTTCGCGCCCACGAGCTGCACCCGCTGGGCCCCGATGATCGGCGTCGAGCCGATCGCCGCGCCGCCCGCAGCACCCGGCGTCGTCGCCACGCTCGAGCATTTCGCAGCCCTTGTCGGCGAGCGCCTGACCGAAAGCTTCGCCAGCATCGCCGGGAAGCTGCAGGCCGCGATCGGCATGGGCGCGATGACCATGGCGTTCCTCAAGCAGTTCCCCGACGCCGCCGACCCGATGACCGCCTGCTACCAGGGGATCATCGAGGCCGAGGCGAGGGTCGTTACGCTGCGCGGCGCCGGCCTCACCGACGATCACTACCGCGCGCAGGTGACGTCGTTCGCCAGCCAGCCGTTCCTCGACGAGCTCGGCATCGCGCCCGGCTGGCACGATGTCGGGCGCGGCGTGTGGATCGACTATGACTTCATCCTCGCGCTCGGGGCCGAGGTCTGGCGCGCGGGCGACTGA